A single region of the Ramlibacter henchirensis genome encodes:
- a CDS encoding NAD+ synthase translates to MALQICIAQLNYVVGDMPGNAQKIIDAARTAYGQGSRLVVTPELSLCGYPAEDLHLRPAFTAACDDAVKTVARELAGLKGLHVVVGHPMGGDVRSKSVQVQRRLNAASVISEGRVLETYAKRELPNYQVFDERRYFTPGKGTCVFHVEGLNIGLLICEDAWFDEPALLAKEAGAELLVVTNASPFHVGKGGERVARMAYRANAVGLPVVYAHFVGGQDEVVFDGGSFAVDAAGTLVGRAPGFKEDLFTVTVEQGASALVLNAPMAPAREPEAELWDALVLGVRDYILKNGFPGVLLGLSGGIDSALVLAIAVDALGKDKVRAVMMPSPYTANISLDDAREMARRLGVRYDEISITPQFEAFKAALAKEFTGLPEDTTEENIQARIRGVLLMALSNKFGSIVLTTGNKSEMATGYCTLYGDMAGGFAVIKDVLKTSVFKLARWRNANDPYGTGADPIPDRIITRPPSAELRPDQVDQDSLPPYEILDAILARYMENDEGVEQIVAQGFDRAVVERVARLVRINEYKRRQAPVGIRVTHRGFGKDWRYPITGKFRA, encoded by the coding sequence ATGGCCCTTCAAATCTGCATCGCCCAGCTCAACTACGTTGTGGGCGACATGCCGGGCAACGCTCAGAAGATCATCGACGCGGCGCGCACCGCCTACGGCCAGGGATCGCGGCTGGTCGTCACGCCCGAACTCTCCCTGTGCGGCTATCCGGCCGAGGACCTGCACCTGCGTCCGGCGTTCACCGCGGCCTGCGATGATGCCGTCAAAACCGTGGCCCGCGAACTCGCGGGGTTGAAGGGCCTGCACGTCGTCGTCGGCCATCCCATGGGCGGCGACGTTCGCAGCAAATCGGTGCAGGTTCAGCGGCGGCTCAATGCGGCCAGCGTCATCAGCGAAGGCCGAGTGCTCGAGACCTACGCCAAGCGCGAGCTGCCCAATTACCAGGTGTTCGACGAGAGGCGCTACTTCACGCCTGGCAAGGGCACCTGCGTGTTCCACGTCGAGGGCCTGAACATCGGACTGCTGATCTGCGAGGACGCCTGGTTCGACGAGCCGGCCCTGCTGGCCAAGGAAGCGGGCGCGGAGCTGCTGGTCGTCACCAACGCATCGCCGTTCCACGTCGGCAAGGGCGGCGAGCGCGTGGCGCGCATGGCCTATCGCGCCAATGCCGTGGGCCTGCCCGTGGTCTATGCGCATTTCGTCGGCGGGCAGGACGAGGTGGTGTTCGACGGCGGCTCGTTCGCCGTCGATGCGGCGGGCACGCTCGTCGGCCGCGCGCCCGGTTTCAAGGAAGACCTTTTCACTGTCACGGTGGAACAGGGCGCCAGCGCGTTGGTGCTGAACGCACCGATGGCCCCTGCGCGCGAGCCCGAGGCCGAGCTGTGGGATGCGCTCGTGCTCGGCGTGCGCGACTACATCCTCAAGAACGGTTTCCCGGGCGTGCTGCTGGGGCTTTCGGGCGGCATCGATTCGGCGCTGGTGCTGGCCATCGCGGTCGACGCGCTCGGCAAGGACAAGGTGCGGGCGGTGATGATGCCCTCGCCGTACACCGCCAACATTTCGCTGGACGATGCGCGCGAGATGGCCCGCCGGCTCGGGGTGCGCTACGACGAGATCTCGATCACGCCGCAGTTCGAAGCATTCAAGGCGGCGCTCGCCAAGGAGTTCACCGGGCTGCCCGAGGACACGACGGAAGAGAACATCCAGGCGCGCATCCGCGGCGTGCTGCTGATGGCGCTGTCCAACAAGTTCGGCAGCATCGTCCTGACCACGGGCAACAAGAGCGAGATGGCCACCGGCTACTGCACGCTGTACGGCGACATGGCCGGCGGCTTCGCGGTCATCAAGGACGTGCTCAAGACCTCGGTCTTCAAGCTGGCGCGCTGGCGCAATGCGAACGATCCGTACGGCACGGGCGCCGATCCCATCCCCGACCGCATCATCACGCGGCCGCCCAGCGCCGAACTGCGGCCCGACCAGGTCGACCAGGACAGCCTGCCGCCGTACGAGATCCTCGACGCGATCCTGGCGCGCTACATGGAGAACGACGAAGGCGTGGAGCAGATCGTGGCGCAAGGCTTCGACCGTGCGGTGGTCGAGCGCGTCGCGCGGCTGGTGCGGATCAACGAGTACAAGCGGCGGCAGGCGCCGGTGGGCATCCGCGTGACGCACCGCGGCTTCGGCAAGGATTGGCGCTATCCTATTACCGGCAAGTTCCGCGCCTAG